The Paramisgurnus dabryanus chromosome 6, PD_genome_1.1, whole genome shotgun sequence genome has a window encoding:
- the dnajb4 gene encoding dnaJ homolog subfamily B member 4 — MGKDYYKILGIAKGASDDDVKKAYRKQALKWHPDKNKAANAEEKFKEVAEAYEVLSDPKKREIYDQYGEEGLKGGGGASDGPGGNFTYTFHGDPHATFATFFGGANPFEKLFSRKVNGQDDDMEVDGSDPFGSFTSFNINGFPRERHVGPGGPPRRKQDPAIHHELRVSLEEVFHGSTKRMKISRKRLNPDGRTLRTEDKILTIEIKRGWKEGTKITFPREGDESPNTIPADIVFVIKDKPHAHFRREGSDIVYPVRVSLRQSLCGCSVTVSTIDGKTCNMKITDVVKPGMRKIIAGQGLPFPKNPEQRGDLIVEFDVNFPDSLPTNAKDVLKRHLPTS; from the exons ATGGGTAAAGATTACTACAAAATTTTGGGAATTGCTAAAGGGGCATCGGACGACGATGTTAAAAAGGCATACAGAAAACAGGCTTTGAAATGGCACCCTGACAAAAACAAAGCGGCTAATGCGGAGGAGAAATTCAAGGAGGTCGCGGAGGCTTACGAAGTTCTTAGCGATCCAAAGAAACGAGAAATATATGATCAATACGGCGAAGAAG GTCTTAAAGGAGGTGGAGGGGCGTCGGACGGACCAGGGGGTAACTTCACCTACACCTTCCACGGGGATCCTCACGCGACGTTTGCCACGTTTTTCGGTGGCGCCAATCCTTTCGAAAAATTGTTTAGCAGGAAAGTCAATGGACAAGACGATGATATGGAGGTGGACGGCAGTGACCCATTTGGTTCGTTCACGAGCTTTAATATTAACGGATTTCCGCGCGAAAGGCACGTTGGACCGGGAGGCCCGCCGCGCAGAAAACAAGACCCTGCTATCCACCACGAGCTCCGGGTGTCTTTAGAGGAGGTTTTTCACGGTAGCACCAAGCGCATGAAAATCTCACGCAAGCGCTTGAATCCGGACGGTCGGACCTTGAGAACAGAGGACAAAATCCTCACCATTGAGATCAAGCGTGGATGGAAAGAAGGAACCAAAATCACGTTTCCACGAGAAGGCGACGAATCGCCCAACACCATTCCCGCAGATATTGTGTTTGTCATTAAGGACAAACCTCACGCCCATTTCCGACGAGAAGGGTCTGATATAGTGTACCCGGTTCGGGTCAGTTTGCGTCAG TCATTATGTGGATGTTCAGTCACCGTGTCGACGATAGATGGTAAAACGTGCAATATGAAGATAACCGATGTTGTCAAACCTGGCATGAGGAAGATAATTGCTGGACAAGGACTGCCCTTCCCAAAGAACCCCGAACAGAGAGGAGACCTCATTGTGGAGTTTGACGTAAACTTTCCCGACAGTTTGCCAACTAATGCCAAGGACGTCCTGAAACGGCACTTACCGACCTCATAA